A window of Oncorhynchus kisutch isolate 150728-3 linkage group LG10, Okis_V2, whole genome shotgun sequence contains these coding sequences:
- the LOC109898471 gene encoding SUMO-conjugating enzyme UBC9-B, whose amino-acid sequence MSGIALSRLAQERKAWRKDHPFGFVAVPTKNPDGTMNLMNWECAIPGKKGTPWEGGLFKLRMLFKDDYPSSPPKCKFEPPLFHPNVYPSGTVCLSILEEDKDWRPAITIKQILLGIQELLNEPNIQDPAQAEAYTIYCQNRVEYEKRVRAQAKKFSP is encoded by the exons ATGTCTGGTATAGCCTTAAGTCGTCTTGCACAAGAACGGAAGGCCTGGAGGAAAGACCATCCTTTT GGGTTTGTTGCTGTGCCAACAAAAAACCCAGATGGAACAATGAACTTGATGAATTGGGAGTGTGCCATCCCTGGAAAGAAGGGG ACCCCATGGGAGGGGGGCTTGTTTAAACTCCGAATGCTCTTCAAGGATGACTATCCTTCTTCACCTCCCAAGT GCAAATTTGAGCCCCCTTTGTTCCATCCAAATGTATATCCCTCTGGTACAGTCTGTCTATCGATTTTAGAGGAGGACAAAGACTGGAGGCCAGCCATCACTATCAAACAA ATATTGTTAGGAATCCAAGAGCTCCTAAATGAACCAAATATCCAGGATCCTGCACAAGCTGAGGCGTATACAATTTACTG CCAAAACAGAGTGGAATATGAAAAAAGGGTTCGAGCGCAAGCCAAAAAGTTTTCTCCATAA
- the LOC109898470 gene encoding BTB/POZ domain-containing protein KCTD5 yields the protein MAEKSPESSGSVDQCPALSPEQRIQSPGIGASKWVRLNVGGTYFLTTRQTLCRDSKSFLYRLCQADPDLDSDKDETGAYLIDRDPTYFGPVLNYLRHGKLVLNRGLAEEGVLEEAEFYNIPSLIRLIKDKIRERDCKTFQLPIKHVYRVLQCQEEELTQMVSTMSDGWKFEQLVSIGSSYNYGNEDQAEFLCVVSKELHNQSYGTSSEPSEKAKILQEQGSRM from the exons ATGGCGGAGAAGAGCCCTGAATCCAGCGGCTCAGTTGACCAGTGTCCCGCCCTTTCTCCGGAACAGAGAATACAGTCACCTGGGATCGGGGCATCCAAATGGGTCCGTCTGAATGTCGGTGGGACATACTTTCTCACAACGAGACAAACGTTGTGCCGAGACTCAAAATCGTTCCTGTACCGTCTGTGCCAGGCCGACCCCGACCTCGACTCTGACAAG GATGAAACTGGTGCCTATTTGATAGACCGGGACCCAACGTACTTTGGTCCAGTGCTCAACTACCTGAGGCATGGAAAACTGGTGCTCAATAGAGGCCTTGCCGAGGAAG GTGTACTGGAAGAGGCTGAATTCTACAATATCCCTTCTTTGATCAGGCTAATTAAAGACAAAATCAGGGAGAGGGACTGCAAAACATTTCAG CTCCCTATAAAACATGTCTACAGAGTCTTGCAGTGCCAAGAAGAGGAGCTAACACAAATGGTTTCCACCATGTCAGATGGTTGGAAGTTTGAGCAG TTGGTCAGTATTGGCTCCTCATATAACTATGGAAACGAAGaccaggcagagttcctgtgtgttGTCTCTAAGGAGCTACATAACCAATCATATGGCACAAGCAGTGAACCAAGTGAAAAGGCCAAG ATTCTTCAAGAACAAGGCTCTCGAATGTGA